One Vicia villosa cultivar HV-30 ecotype Madison, WI linkage group LG5, Vvil1.0, whole genome shotgun sequence genomic window, TGTTTTCTTTGTTCATTGTGACATAACTTTGGTTAACATACCTTACCACCGCCGGCATCTCTTTTAATATTCTCATCCACGgttctatttttttattcataCATCAAAAGCTTCAAGGGTCCGAGGTCGGATACCAAATGTTAGAACCTGTTTGAATTCTACTGTTTTACTCTTAATTTACTGGTTAGTTACGTGTGAATTTGTCGATGAAACTAACTTCCTAACAGAGTTGTGTTACAAAAGGAACATACTGAAAATACAGAAACTGCAGTAAGAGATAGAGAAAGGGAGAGAACTGAAAATAACTGCCCACTTGGAGTTAGAGAGCCTAGGCTCTCCCAAACCAACCAGCATACAAAATACCCAATACTCTCTGTCTCCTCTCctcttatttataattatttttctaaacaAATGCTGCCTAACTGCGGCATTTGGCTTGCCTTCATTGCATCATCCAACACCTTCATTATATGGGGTTTGAAGGGGTGGACTTGTTACCACATTTCGTAGAGATATGACTTGTGTATTGATAATGAAGCTTGGGCAACCCTCACCTTACAAGTCGATTTTGTTGGGATGAGTTGGCCTAATCCAAATTCtaagatggtatcagagcctatcctAAATTTGTTGTTGGGCTTCTGGCATTGCCCACGTTTCAGGCTCACTGAGACCTGAACTTGAAGGTGTGTGTTGGAAGTTCTGCCTTCATTGCTACCCGCTCCCAATTGCCTAATTGTTGCATTTGGCTTGCCTACATTGCAACCTCCAACTCCTTCACTGTATGAATGTAGTGTTTATAAAGTTTGGGCGACCCTCACCTTACAAGctagttttgtagggatgagttaggccaaaCTCTGATTCTAATAGTAAGCAACAATTTTCATTAGAAATATCCATAGTTTAATTTATAAATCCAATTCCTATCATGTTGTGAGGTCTTTAGTTTTTTGGAtaaacctattcctatacaaacTGTATCACTTGAGCTCAGCCTATCTGATCACTTGATGTAGGTTATTTAAAGTTTTTTGAAGATATTAAATCTTGTTCTGATTTTTCAGTTCACATTGATTCCAACTTGTTGAAATTCTTTTGTAAAGGTAAAATCACCAAACAAGAAGTCTTAGAAAAATTTCTTCTGAGGACTAATGAACCATTCAATTGTTTAATAATGTTCTTAGCTGTGAATGTCTAGCCACTTCTTGATTTGATTAACTAGTTAATGGTTAGTTGttccaaaaatgaaaatatttgaaCAAAGAACTTAGGGCCCATTTACTTCTAcatgttcatgttttcattttccTTGAAAACATATAGAAAATGCATTTTTTTGATTACTGATTTAGTGTTGTCACAATTGTTTACTGTAGTAGCTTTCATCCATGGTATGATCAACTGAAAATTGAAAATGTTTATAGAAAGAAAATAAGTCCATTCTTATTTTgtgatttctataaaaaaaagcaACGCACATTGCATAAAGAAAGAATATACGTGAGCTGGGTGTTTTTTATGTGTTTAATCATATTCTGTGCTCTACTCATCAATCTCTTATTTTTCTGTGCTCTACTCATCAATCTTTTATTTTAAGCTATAAGCAATTGTATTCTTGCAGAAATGTTTTGATAACAACCAGCCACTAAATCATACTTTCGATGGCTCTGCTTCAACTATATTCAACAATGCTTTAAATAGCTCAGACATGGCTCAGTTGGATTTTCATCCATTCGGTTTAAATGAAGATATGAGTCACAACACTGTAGGTCACAACTCTGATTTGATTGGTCAGTTTGACTTGTATCAGGACCACAGCCTCGGGCACAACACAGAAATAAAAAACTCAGAGTCAGGTCAATTTAGTTTTGAAGAAGGCTTTGATTGTAGCCAATTTTTCGTAGATAATGACAACATGCAATTTGGAGACAATCTTACACCTAACATTCTTCCAAATATCCGCCCTCCACCTTCAGCTTTTCTAGCCCCTAAATGTGCACTGTGGGACTGTTTCAGACCTGCTCAAGGGTTAGAGCGGTGCTTGGACTACTGTAGTACTAATCATGAGCTTTTAGCTAATAGTGAGGGTCTCCCTGGCATGACTCCCATTTTGCGACCTGGTGGCATTGATATAAAAGACGGTCCTTTGTTTGCTGCTGTTCTTGCAAAGACACAGGGAAAAGAAGTGGGCATACCTAAGTGTGAAGGTGCTGCTTCAACGAAAGCCCCCTGGAATGCTTCAGGTTAGCATGCAAGTTTATATATGTTGGCACATCAAACGCTGGATTAAGCCAGAGTacaataatttatttatcttacCTTGTCTCATCCGACCATCGAGCGAATCCTAAATGTGATTTAGAAGAAATCTGTTTATCTATACTTGTTACTTTATCTATTTTGTTATGTTTAAAACTTAAatcgttattattattttttttgtgcaGAGTTCTTTGACCTTTCTTTTCTTGAGGGTGAAACTATTAGGGAGTGGCTGTTCTTTGACAAGCCTAGAAGGGCATTCGACAGTGGAACTAGGAAACAGAGATCACTCCCTGATTACAGTGGGCGCGGTTGGCATGAATCAAGGAAGCAAGTGATGAAGGAACATGGGGGACACAAGAGATCCTATTACATGGATCCCCAGCCTCTTAGTTATCTCGAGTGGCATTTGTACGAGTACGAGATCAATAACCAGGATGGTTGTGCATTATACAGACTAGAGTTAAAGCTTGTAGATAAAAAGAAAAGTCCTAAAGGAAAAGTGACTAAGGAATCTCTAAATGACTTACAAAACAAGATGGGAAAGCTAACAGCTGCCGTTCCATCGCCAGACTGCGGAAAATCTGTCAAGGGGAAATCTGAGGCCAAGTCTGAGAATATTGGCCTGCCTGAAAATTAAAATTTCCCGATCGGGATGATTTTGTTTTTGCAAAATGACTGACCAACTTGTACATATTTGAGGGTGGGCTTCATCTTGTGGTGGCAGGTGTTCATATTATTGTATGCCGATTcaaagctagaatttgtagtttTTGATTTTTACAGTTAAATTTATTACTCAATTAACTTTGATGTGAACTTAGCCGAACATaagtcatttattttaaatttatgtttgaCCAAAATTAgtttcataaaataaattcaatcaaaacacaaacAATGTTCTGCTTTTGAATATTGGCATTGTGTGAAGTATTCTTATAAGGTTGtgtacaatgggggtgttgaaaaacAAATTCAATAGTTGAATTCTTGCAACGAGGGTGTTTAATACGGTGTTTAAAGTGAGGtgtattaattggtgttgaaagttttcaacatgttgaatgtggAAAGAGTGGGGTTCCCAAAATACTTTgtaaaattttattggttgttttgaatgtttaaaatttttagtgtgttgtgaatggtggtggaatatgatgttgaattttattaaacaaaatcattgtagtgagtataaattgaatgtgtgttgaattattaggtggaagaaagagaagatgatgtgtagtataaaaaatgaaaaagaatagtGTTGAATAATAAAACCATTGTACATAGCTTAAGAAGTTCATTATGTGCTGCGTGGAATAAAAGTTGGGTCTTTCATATTGAGAATCTCTTAATGCACCCTATAATGTGGAAAATCTCTTAGGCGATACTGGAAATTTAAAGCACAttttagaaattttgaaattttcggaagattttatttttgaaatttccaaTAGTTTTTATATTTATGGGAGTttttaccggaaattttgaaatttgtggGAGATTTTacctgaaaatttgaaatttctagtaGATTTTATCGGATATATTGAAATTTCTGGGAGATTGTACAAgcaattttgaaatttccaggatcatactaaaaatttcaaaatttataagATTTTAccacaaattttgaaatttccagaaCTAATTGCAACTTACTGAAAATTTCGTATATACTGAAAATTTCAATATTGTATTGGAAATTTCGTTTGAAAAAAATTGTTCACATTTCATAGAGAACTAATTGCAACTTACTGATGATGAAGCGTCTTGTGTTGCTGGAAGAATCCCAATATGAATCACTGAAAGCTTTGAGGTGAAACGCAGAAGTGGAGGGAAAAAAACAATTCTTGTAAATGTGACTATTTGATGTAGCCTAGCACGCAATAAGCTGCATGTAGATGAAGGCAATGGGAGATGTCATGAATTGGCTGAGTTGTTGTACACTGTAACATAA contains:
- the LOC131602353 gene encoding transcription factor VOZ1-like — protein: MMKENTNGKCGSSSRKSMKEKEKYLVDKIQGIFTNLQSARQESRANDIVIFEEQMHQLLREWKAELESPATSLADGSLGSFTDDLAQLLQAIEEKDDATSPLTNPGQLKTDLHQNNISDNNYPYFQEKCFDNNQPLNHTFDGSASTIFNNALNSSDMAQLDFHPFGLNEDMSHNTVGHNSDLIGQFDLYQDHSLGHNTEIKNSESGQFSFEEGFDCSQFFVDNDNMQFGDNLTPNILPNIRPPPSAFLAPKCALWDCFRPAQGLERCLDYCSTNHELLANSEGLPGMTPILRPGGIDIKDGPLFAAVLAKTQGKEVGIPKCEGAASTKAPWNASEFFDLSFLEGETIREWLFFDKPRRAFDSGTRKQRSLPDYSGRGWHESRKQVMKEHGGHKRSYYMDPQPLSYLEWHLYEYEINNQDGCALYRLELKLVDKKKSPKGKVTKESLNDLQNKMGKLTAAVPSPDCGKSVKGKSEAKSENIGLPEN